In Lusitaniella coriacea LEGE 07157, a genomic segment contains:
- a CDS encoding class I SAM-dependent methyltransferase yields MVSSLNNPTLHHLIRDRVLESPQQRITFADYMNLALYHPQKGYYSGGNVGIGSEGDFFTASSLGSDFGELLAEQLAQIWEILGRPNTFTLVEMGAGQGQCAGDIIRHLQTHYLELCEVAEYIIIEQSPALIERQKAHLQQWLEAVINLQWKTWSEIEAESIVGCCFSNELIDAFPVHQVIKKDGELKEIYVAISDEKFTETIDELSTPKLKEYFEQIAIDILSSAYPNEYRTEVNLATLKWFETIANKLKQGYLLTIDYGYPAHRYYNPRRDRGTLQCYYQHRRHNNPYVNIGQQDITAHVDFTALERQGEQYGLNNIGSTQQAIFLMALGLGNRLAELSGGELNIQQTLKRRDALHQLIDPNGLGGFNVLVQSKGLNESQLQQELKGLAFPA; encoded by the coding sequence ATTGTGTCTTCTCTAAATAACCCAACCTTACATCATTTAATCCGCGATCGCGTACTTGAATCTCCTCAGCAGCGCATCACCTTCGCAGACTACATGAACCTCGCACTCTACCACCCTCAAAAAGGTTACTACAGTGGGGGGAATGTTGGGATTGGTTCTGAAGGAGACTTTTTTACCGCCTCGTCTCTCGGGTCTGATTTTGGGGAATTATTGGCAGAACAATTAGCTCAAATTTGGGAGATTTTAGGTCGTCCAAATACCTTTACTTTGGTGGAAATGGGCGCGGGTCAAGGACAATGTGCGGGCGACATTATAAGACATTTACAAACCCATTACCTCGAATTGTGCGAGGTTGCGGAATATATCATTATCGAACAATCTCCAGCCTTGATCGAACGTCAAAAAGCACACTTGCAACAATGGCTTGAAGCGGTTATCAATCTGCAATGGAAAACTTGGTCAGAGATTGAAGCAGAATCGATCGTGGGTTGTTGCTTTTCCAACGAACTCATTGATGCCTTTCCCGTTCATCAGGTTATCAAAAAAGATGGCGAACTCAAAGAGATTTATGTCGCAATTTCCGATGAGAAATTCACAGAAACAATTGACGAACTTTCTACACCTAAACTCAAAGAATATTTTGAACAAATTGCCATCGATATTCTCTCTTCTGCCTATCCCAACGAATATCGCACAGAAGTTAATTTAGCCACATTGAAATGGTTTGAAACCATTGCTAATAAACTCAAACAAGGCTATTTATTAACCATTGATTACGGCTATCCCGCCCATCGTTACTATAACCCTCGGCGCGATCGCGGAACTTTGCAATGCTACTACCAACACCGCCGACACAATAACCCCTACGTCAACATCGGACAACAAGATATTACCGCCCACGTCGATTTTACCGCCCTAGAACGCCAAGGCGAACAGTACGGCTTGAACAACATCGGCTCAACCCAACAGGCAATATTTTTAATGGCATTGGGATTGGGAAATCGCCTTGCAGAACTTTCCGGAGGAGAATTGAACATCCAACAAACCTTAAAACGCCGAGATGCCCTCCATCAACTAATCGATCCCAATGGATTGGGGGGATTCAACGTTCTCGTTCAAAGTAAAGGACTCAACGAATCTCAACTGCAACAGGAACTCAAAGGACTTGCCTTTCCCGCCTGA
- a CDS encoding adenylate/guanylate cyclase domain-containing protein: MKLARGENEIGRMSSEASIQAFFKLSPDLLCTRTPEGYFLELNDLWTETFGWTLEELKSRPWMEFIHPNDFAFTDEIERQCHAAPLNSAPFLYKNRFCAKDGSYRWLSWRVTPYEGGLSYGMAKDVTTNHWQGSGEYRTAVQEAVKLRDQAIAASSVGIVIADAQLPDMPLIYVNPAFERIAGYSAAEVLGYNCRFLQGEKTDQAELEKLRIAIKEGTHCTVTLLNYRKDGTPFWNELTISPIYDQNDRLTHFVGIQSDISDRVRAEKALRVEQRKSEKLLLNVLPQSIVEQLKKVEGSLARQFDEATILFADIVGFTPLSAQLQPLEVIVFLNQIFSRFDDLVEKYGVEKIKTIGDAYMLAGGLPVPREDHADAIAQIALEMQDSIAPLQEETQRDFQIRIGINTGAVVAGVIGQKKFIYDLWGDAVNVASRMEALGEAGKIQVSQQTYDQLKDKFHFEKRGAIAVKGKGEMTTYWLLGKKE, encoded by the coding sequence ATGAAGCTCGCGCGCGGTGAAAATGAGATCGGTCGAATGAGTTCCGAAGCGTCTATTCAAGCTTTTTTTAAACTATCTCCCGATCTACTCTGTACTCGCACCCCAGAGGGCTATTTCCTAGAACTCAATGACCTTTGGACAGAAACCTTCGGTTGGACTCTAGAGGAATTGAAATCGCGTCCTTGGATGGAATTCATTCACCCCAACGATTTTGCCTTTACCGATGAAATTGAACGCCAGTGTCATGCCGCTCCTCTCAACAGCGCGCCGTTTCTGTATAAAAACCGCTTTTGCGCTAAAGATGGTAGCTATCGTTGGCTCTCGTGGCGCGTAACGCCCTATGAAGGCGGTTTGAGCTATGGGATGGCAAAGGATGTCACCACCAACCATTGGCAGGGAAGTGGAGAATATCGCACGGCAGTCCAAGAAGCGGTAAAATTGCGCGACCAAGCGATCGCGGCGAGTAGTGTAGGAATTGTGATTGCCGACGCTCAACTGCCCGATATGCCCCTCATTTACGTCAATCCCGCATTTGAGCGAATCGCTGGATACTCAGCAGCAGAGGTTTTGGGCTATAACTGCCGTTTCCTGCAAGGGGAAAAAACCGACCAAGCAGAGCTTGAGAAACTGCGAATTGCGATTAAAGAAGGAACCCACTGCACCGTGACCTTGCTCAATTATCGCAAAGATGGAACGCCCTTTTGGAACGAACTCACCATCTCTCCCATTTACGACCAGAACGATCGATTGACCCATTTTGTCGGCATTCAATCGGATATTAGCGATCGCGTCCGTGCAGAAAAAGCCCTGCGCGTCGAACAACGCAAATCCGAAAAACTTCTGCTCAACGTTCTTCCCCAATCCATTGTCGAACAATTAAAAAAAGTTGAGGGTTCCCTCGCCCGACAATTTGATGAAGCAACGATTTTATTTGCCGATATCGTCGGTTTTACCCCCCTCTCCGCTCAATTGCAACCCCTAGAGGTCATTGTCTTCCTCAATCAGATTTTTTCGCGATTTGATGATTTAGTGGAAAAGTACGGTGTTGAAAAAATCAAAACCATCGGCGATGCCTATATGCTTGCAGGGGGTTTACCCGTACCGAGGGAAGATCACGCAGACGCGATCGCGCAAATTGCCCTAGAAATGCAAGATAGCATTGCCCCATTGCAGGAAGAAACCCAACGAGACTTTCAAATTCGCATCGGTATTAATACGGGGGCGGTAGTTGCCGGGGTGATCGGTCAGAAAAAATTCATCTACGATCTTTGGGGAGATGCCGTCAATGTCGCATCTCGCATGGAAGCCTTGGGAGAAGCGGGGAAAATCCAGGTGAGCCAACAAACCTACGACCAATTAAAGGACAAATTTCACTTTGAAAAGCGGGGCGCGATCGCGGTTAAGGGTAAGGGCGAGATGACAACCTATTGGTTGCTTGGTAAAAAGGAGTAA
- a CDS encoding ATP-binding protein produces MFFQQSHSLTLDSRLADLPSHDFQIDIKTLGKVVVQKFKDNAELPGVLLNNDRGEIVGVISRRIFFEWLSRPYGLEIFLKRPIQSLSKSIANQEQKTEATCLTNYLQLSADCSIDKAVEFALNRPPSLAYEPIIIEWENGQRRLLNVQVLLLAQSQLFALAKEAADAANRAKSEFLANMSHELRTPLNAILGFSQVMSRDRALSSEHQQHLNIINRSGEHLQELIDDVLEMSKIEAGRVTFNPNSFDLYRLLETVREILKLKALSKGLQLIVDCSPDVPQYLHTDERKLREVFINLLGNAIKFTESGGIALRVGVPSEKQKENPSTVTLSIEVEDTGKGISPEEIDQLFTPFGQTEVGRNAQEGTGLGLAISRKFVQLMGGDISVSSVLGQGTIFRFEIQAPLANEQEVSCALETRQVASLAPNQPQYKILVVEDRPENRLLLVKLLTTVGFSTIEAENGKRAVECWSRHSPDAIFMDMRMPVMDGYEATRRIRGEEKQRQIDSPVPIIALTASAFEGEQTAILSAGCNDVMRKPFREEVLWQQLEQHLGASYCYEAPKMSGEEEEQLEDIEPDDSKLIATLCEMPKEWVEQLHQAAVRCRDYEILQLVEQIPPDSASLARTLEQWADNFLFDRAIQLAQNAQALV; encoded by the coding sequence GTGTTTTTCCAACAATCCCATTCCCTGACCCTTGATTCTCGCTTGGCAGATTTACCCAGCCACGACTTCCAAATTGATATCAAAACCTTGGGAAAAGTCGTCGTTCAAAAGTTTAAGGATAACGCAGAACTGCCCGGTGTTTTGTTAAATAACGATCGCGGCGAAATTGTTGGGGTCATTTCTCGGCGTATTTTTTTTGAATGGCTTTCTCGCCCTTATGGGTTAGAGATTTTTCTCAAACGTCCGATTCAGTCTCTCTCAAAAAGTATCGCGAATCAAGAACAGAAAACAGAAGCAACCTGCTTGACCAACTATCTACAATTGAGCGCGGATTGCTCCATTGATAAAGCCGTTGAATTTGCCCTCAATCGCCCCCCCTCCCTGGCATACGAACCCATTATTATCGAATGGGAAAACGGACAGCGACGCTTGCTGAACGTGCAAGTTTTGCTCCTGGCTCAATCTCAACTTTTTGCCCTCGCCAAAGAAGCCGCAGATGCCGCCAACCGTGCCAAAAGCGAGTTTCTGGCGAACATGAGCCACGAGCTGCGAACCCCGCTCAACGCCATTCTCGGCTTTAGTCAAGTGATGAGCCGCGATCGCGCGCTATCAAGCGAACACCAACAACACCTCAATATTATCAATCGTTCCGGCGAACATCTCCAAGAATTGATCGACGACGTTCTGGAAATGTCCAAAATCGAAGCCGGACGAGTCACCTTTAACCCCAACAGCTTTGACCTCTATCGCTTGCTAGAAACCGTAAGAGAAATTTTGAAACTCAAAGCCCTCTCCAAAGGTTTGCAACTCATTGTTGACTGTTCCCCAGACGTACCGCAATACCTGCATACCGACGAACGGAAATTGCGCGAAGTCTTCATCAACCTCCTCGGTAATGCCATAAAATTCACCGAATCCGGCGGTATTGCATTGCGCGTCGGCGTTCCATCAGAGAAGCAAAAAGAGAACCCTTCAACCGTCACTTTGAGCATTGAAGTTGAAGATACGGGAAAAGGGATCTCCCCAGAAGAAATCGACCAACTTTTTACCCCCTTCGGGCAAACAGAAGTGGGGCGCAACGCCCAGGAAGGAACGGGTTTGGGACTCGCCATCAGTCGGAAGTTCGTGCAACTCATGGGAGGGGATATTTCCGTTTCCAGCGTCCTCGGTCAAGGAACGATCTTTCGCTTCGAGATTCAAGCACCCCTTGCCAATGAACAGGAAGTTTCTTGCGCGCTAGAAACGCGACAGGTTGCCAGTTTAGCCCCCAATCAACCCCAATACAAAATTTTGGTGGTGGAAGATCGTCCTGAAAATCGATTGTTATTGGTCAAACTCTTAACTACGGTGGGATTCTCCACGATTGAGGCGGAAAATGGCAAACGGGCGGTTGAGTGTTGGTCGCGTCACTCCCCGGATGCAATTTTCATGGATATGCGAATGCCCGTGATGGATGGATATGAGGCAACGCGACGCATTCGAGGGGAGGAAAAGCAGCGTCAGATAGATTCTCCGGTTCCTATTATTGCCCTAACTGCGAGCGCGTTTGAGGGCGAACAGACGGCGATTTTATCCGCAGGGTGCAATGATGTGATGCGCAAACCCTTTCGAGAGGAAGTGTTGTGGCAACAATTGGAGCAGCATTTAGGGGCGAGCTACTGCTACGAAGCGCCAAAGATGTCAGGAGAGGAAGAGGAGCAATTAGAGGACATCGAACCGGATGACTCAAAACTTATCGCTACTCTCTGCGAAATGCCAAAAGAATGGGTGGAGCAACTGCATCAAGCGGCGGTGAGATGTCGGGACTATGAAATTCTACAGCTTGTCGAGCAAATTCCTCCGGATAGCGCATCTCTGGCACGAACTTTAGAACAGTGGGCGGATAACTTTCTATTCGATCGCGCGATTCAACTCGCTCAAAACGCTCAAGCATTAGTGTAA
- a CDS encoding adenylate/guanylate cyclase domain-containing protein translates to MIYSPPPSPKANILIVDDTPNNLRLLSKILMGYGYEVGKAINGSIALQSAQKTAPDIVLLDINMPQMNGYEVCEQLKANPRTQEIPVIFISALDDVWDKVKAFQVGGVDYITKPFQCEEVLARVDTHLRLQSLQNKLRREQQKSERLLLNILPAAIAQELKQNQKANPTQFEDAAFLFVDLVNFTANSSTMAPGEVVSFLNQIFSIFDALVTRYGMEKIRTIGDSYFVAGGLPNPHPDYVSAIADMALEMQRQVAHFSWSNGNPLQLRIGISVGGPVVGAVIGTQKFAYDVWGDVVNLASRMESLGQPGRIQVTEAVYERLRDRYQLECRGKIPVKGQGEMTTYWLVGRTS, encoded by the coding sequence ATGATTTATTCCCCTCCCCCAAGCCCCAAGGCAAATATTCTGATCGTTGACGATACGCCCAATAATCTGCGCCTGCTCTCTAAAATTCTGATGGGGTATGGGTATGAGGTGGGTAAGGCGATTAATGGTTCGATAGCATTGCAATCGGCTCAAAAGACTGCGCCAGATATCGTTTTGCTAGATATTAATATGCCTCAAATGAATGGCTATGAGGTTTGCGAGCAACTCAAAGCCAACCCGCGCACTCAGGAAATTCCCGTGATTTTTATTAGCGCTCTCGATGATGTGTGGGATAAGGTGAAAGCCTTTCAAGTGGGCGGTGTGGATTATATTACCAAACCCTTTCAATGTGAGGAGGTGTTGGCGCGGGTCGATACGCACCTGCGCTTGCAATCCCTGCAAAATAAACTGCGCCGCGAACAGCAGAAATCTGAGAGGTTATTGCTGAATATTTTACCTGCCGCGATCGCGCAGGAATTGAAACAAAACCAAAAAGCCAACCCAACGCAGTTTGAAGACGCTGCTTTTTTATTTGTGGATTTGGTGAATTTCACCGCCAATTCCAGTACGATGGCTCCCGGTGAGGTGGTGAGTTTTTTGAATCAAATTTTTTCCATCTTTGATGCGTTGGTCACCCGGTATGGCATGGAGAAAATCCGCACGATTGGCGACTCTTATTTTGTTGCCGGAGGATTGCCCAACCCCCATCCCGATTATGTTTCCGCTATTGCAGATATGGCATTAGAAATGCAGCGCCAGGTCGCGCATTTTTCCTGGTCTAATGGTAATCCCTTGCAATTGCGGATTGGCATTAGTGTCGGAGGACCCGTCGTTGGTGCGGTGATTGGCACTCAAAAATTTGCCTACGATGTTTGGGGGGATGTGGTCAATCTGGCATCGCGTATGGAATCTTTGGGGCAACCGGGAAGGATTCAAGTCACAGAAGCCGTTTACGAACGCTTGCGAGATCGATATCAGTTAGAGTGTCGGGGGAAAATTCCCGTTAAAGGTCAAGGGGAAATGACGACCTATTGGTTAGTGGGGAGAACAAGTTAA
- a CDS encoding substrate-binding domain-containing protein: MLKFNRIEQNLGTVVLLGAIASLSVSCQTNSTTPTATPSPETPTQEIKITGSGSTYPAMKKVAAAYETQETGTIVNFLPDSQSETAIAAVKDNLADLGSISKQLKDQDKNSEIVYQSVARDALMVATHPSVENVTNLTTEQLKAIYSGTILNWKEVGGPDATIVVLDRPEDESGKRLLRQHYLGKDQENTPEATILRHESDLITALQSTPYSIGASSLAYSITNELPVNPLSLDGVAPTQENVEAGKYPMVRHIGVVYRPLPSDATQDFLNFTFSTTGADTLNKAGFVPSRKDEG, from the coding sequence ATGCTGAAATTCAATCGAATCGAACAAAATTTAGGAACTGTAGTATTATTGGGCGCGATCGCGTCCTTGAGCGTAAGTTGCCAAACCAACTCAACCACACCCACCGCCACGCCTTCCCCTGAAACCCCAACCCAGGAAATAAAAATCACGGGTTCTGGCAGTACTTATCCCGCAATGAAGAAGGTAGCGGCTGCTTACGAAACCCAAGAGACAGGCACGATAGTCAACTTTTTACCCGACAGTCAATCAGAAACCGCGATCGCGGCAGTAAAAGATAACTTAGCCGATCTCGGTAGCATCAGCAAACAATTAAAAGACCAGGATAAAAATAGCGAAATTGTTTACCAATCCGTCGCTCGCGATGCCCTAATGGTTGCCACGCACCCTAGCGTGGAAAACGTCACCAACCTCACAACCGAACAGCTTAAAGCCATCTACAGCGGCACAATTCTCAACTGGAAAGAAGTCGGGGGGCCCGATGCAACCATTGTCGTCCTCGACCGACCCGAAGACGAATCAGGAAAGCGCCTGCTGCGGCAGCACTACCTCGGCAAAGACCAGGAAAACACCCCAGAAGCCACCATTCTTCGCCACGAAAGCGATCTCATTACCGCCCTTCAAAGCACCCCATACAGCATTGGAGCCTCTTCCCTTGCCTATTCGATTACCAACGAACTCCCGGTCAATCCCCTCAGTCTTGATGGCGTTGCACCCACCCAAGAAAACGTAGAAGCGGGGAAATATCCAATGGTGCGCCATATCGGTGTTGTCTATCGTCCCTTACCTTCTGATGCAACCCAAGATTTTCTCAACTTTACATTTAGTACAACAGGCGCTGATACTCTGAACAAAGCAGGTTTTGTTCCCTCTCGCAAAGATGAAGGTTAA
- a CDS encoding response regulator has protein sequence MLQRFYNNLSLKGKIFLPLLSVFLGMWVVGTLGIGYFLTQRLGTLLEAEIEELASVVQYAFEQKQQLLSLRTRWVADNNNISQFVAQKDRQKLLQTLLPMTTRFQIDFVKIVDNNGAVLVELRQGEINNLPLRDEAINRAAKNGVDWVTTVTPEGDVLSPVILAELTTVKSPQEIVGGIIVGLTLSDKVLQKIRAQTHQHLALFHNSEVVAATLPDAKNTSWQPPSSQTRPKVIKIAKETYFAKAVELSGISADAGLTLVLLNSTTPLEQSKRQLWAGISVLFLVGAGSATVLLFYSSRAIARPLQDLTAIAYHATQESNFTVQVPIKTHDEVGVLGKAFNQLIQQVNFLLNQQQAEVQRQQLLAQELQHTKEKAEAANRAKSEFLANMSHELRTPLNAILGFTQIILRGDTSPQEQRNYIEIVNRSGEHLLSLINDILAMSKIEAGKIVLNPSNFDLYRLLDTLEEMFRLKTQAKSLQLLFERAPDIPQYLKTDESKLRQVLINLLSNAIKFTQEGGIALRVGLSNSEHRDASIEPSEIELVFEVEDTGAGINSDEITHLFEAFSQTESGLQSNEGTGLGLPISQKFVELMGGEMTVQSTPDYGSLFRFNIKAARASLQDIEKTHPQGKVIGIEQREIIPRILIVEDKPVNRQLLTKLLTTVGLDVREANNGKEGIELWESWKPHLIWMDMRMPVMDGYEATRRIKAHPQGKKTIIVALTASALEEERAEILETGCDDFVRKPFREAEIFNTMATHLNLSYIYQEDSKKGSPQESKETLQRPLEKQLQQMPSEWIEELKQAAIKGLDDEILQLIEKIPEDNGSLAETLRDWTNDFDFDAILDLNDRAKI, from the coding sequence ATGCTTCAACGCTTTTACAACAACCTTTCCTTAAAAGGAAAAATTTTTCTCCCCTTACTATCCGTTTTCCTGGGAATGTGGGTTGTGGGGACGTTGGGGATTGGATATTTTTTGACCCAGCGTTTGGGAACGCTCCTCGAAGCCGAAATCGAAGAACTTGCTTCCGTCGTTCAGTACGCCTTTGAACAAAAACAGCAACTGTTGTCCTTAAGAACTCGTTGGGTGGCAGACAACAACAACATTTCCCAATTTGTCGCTCAAAAAGATCGGCAGAAACTCCTGCAAACGTTGTTGCCGATGACCACGCGATTTCAAATTGATTTTGTCAAAATTGTAGACAACAACGGCGCAGTTCTGGTGGAGTTGCGACAGGGAGAAATTAACAACCTTCCGTTGCGCGATGAAGCCATTAATCGAGCTGCCAAAAATGGCGTAGATTGGGTGACAACAGTGACCCCAGAAGGCGATGTTCTCTCCCCTGTGATCCTCGCCGAACTCACTACAGTCAAATCTCCTCAAGAAATTGTCGGCGGTATTATTGTCGGTTTGACCTTAAGCGATAAAGTACTGCAAAAAATTCGCGCTCAAACCCATCAACATCTTGCCCTCTTCCATAACTCCGAGGTTGTTGCAGCAACGCTGCCGGACGCAAAAAATACTTCCTGGCAACCGCCTTCTTCTCAAACACGTCCCAAGGTCATTAAAATTGCCAAAGAAACTTACTTTGCCAAAGCCGTCGAACTCTCTGGAATCAGCGCCGATGCGGGTTTAACTCTGGTCTTGCTCAACTCAACCACTCCCTTAGAACAGTCCAAACGCCAACTGTGGGCGGGAATTAGTGTTTTATTTTTAGTGGGTGCGGGGAGTGCCACAGTACTCCTGTTTTATAGCAGTCGCGCGATCGCGCGCCCCCTCCAAGACCTCACCGCCATCGCCTACCACGCCACCCAAGAATCGAATTTCACCGTTCAAGTCCCCATCAAAACTCACGACGAAGTGGGCGTTCTAGGGAAAGCCTTCAACCAACTCATTCAACAAGTCAACTTTTTGCTCAATCAACAACAAGCAGAAGTTCAACGGCAACAACTCCTCGCTCAAGAACTCCAACACACCAAAGAAAAAGCAGAAGCGGCAAATCGCGCCAAAAGCGAATTTCTCGCCAACATGAGCCACGAACTGCGAACCCCCCTCAACGCTATTCTCGGCTTCACCCAAATCATTCTGCGCGGCGACACCTCCCCCCAAGAACAACGCAACTACATCGAAATCGTCAACCGAAGCGGCGAACACCTCCTCTCTTTGATTAACGACATTCTGGCAATGTCGAAAATCGAAGCAGGAAAGATTGTCCTCAACCCCAGCAATTTCGACCTCTACCGCCTCCTGGACACCCTAGAGGAAATGTTTCGCCTCAAAACCCAAGCCAAAAGCTTGCAACTCCTATTTGAACGCGCCCCAGATATTCCTCAATACCTCAAAACCGATGAAAGCAAACTGCGCCAAGTTTTGATTAACCTGTTGAGTAACGCCATCAAATTCACTCAAGAAGGGGGAATCGCCCTGCGCGTGGGTCTTTCAAACTCAGAGCATCGGGACGCAAGTATCGAACCCTCAGAGATTGAACTCGTGTTTGAAGTGGAAGATACTGGCGCGGGAATAAATTCCGACGAAATTACCCATCTCTTTGAAGCCTTCAGTCAAACCGAAAGCGGACTCCAATCCAACGAAGGGACTGGATTGGGTTTGCCCATCAGCCAGAAATTCGTGGAACTCATGGGCGGAGAAATGACCGTTCAATCCACCCCCGATTATGGCAGTTTGTTTCGCTTTAATATTAAAGCCGCTCGCGCGAGTCTCCAAGATATAGAGAAAACCCATCCCCAAGGCAAAGTCATTGGCATCGAGCAGAGAGAAATAATCCCCCGCATTCTCATCGTCGAAGACAAACCCGTCAATCGGCAACTTCTTACTAAACTCCTGACAACAGTGGGGTTAGATGTCAGGGAAGCGAACAACGGAAAAGAAGGAATCGAACTGTGGGAAAGCTGGAAACCCCACTTAATTTGGATGGATATGCGAATGCCCGTCATGGATGGTTACGAAGCCACGCGGAGGATTAAAGCCCATCCCCAAGGGAAAAAAACGATAATTGTGGCGTTAACAGCAAGTGCCTTGGAAGAAGAACGGGCGGAAATTTTGGAAACAGGGTGCGATGACTTCGTGCGCAAGCCATTTCGAGAGGCGGAAATCTTCAACACAATGGCGACACACCTCAACCTCAGTTATATCTACCAAGAAGATTCCAAAAAAGGATCTCCTCAAGAGTCAAAAGAAACTCTTCAACGCCCCTTGGAAAAACAACTCCAACAGATGCCCTCGGAGTGGATAGAGGAGTTGAAACAAGCAGCAATTAAGGGACTGGATGATGAAATATTGCAATTAATCGAGAAAATCCCTGAAGATAATGGTAGTTTAGCTGAAACTTTAAGGGATTGGACAAATGATTTTGATTTTGATGCCATTCTCGATTTGAACGATCGCGCGAAAATATAA